The proteins below are encoded in one region of Drosophila virilis strain 15010-1051.87 chromosome 6, Dvir_AGI_RSII-ME, whole genome shotgun sequence:
- the CaMKII gene encoding calcium/calmodulin-dependent protein kinase type II alpha chain isoform X9, with protein MAAPAACTRFSDNYDIKEELGKGAFSIVKRCVQKSTGFEFAAKIINTKKLTARDFQKLEREARICRKLHHPNIVRLHDSIQEENYHYLVFDLVTGGELFEDIVAREFYSEADASHCIQQILESVNHCHQNGVVHRDLKPENLLLASKAKGAAVKLADFGLAIEVQGDHQAWFGFAGTPGYLSPEVLKKEPYGKSVDIWACGVILYILLVGYPPFWDEDQHRLYSQIKAGAYDYPSPEWDTVTPEAKNLINQMLTVNPNKRITAAEALKHPWICQRERVASVVHRQETVDCLKKFNARRKLKGAILTTMLATRNFSSRSMITKKGDGSQVKESTDSSSTTLEDDDVKDRMLNFCCISKKGNN; from the exons ATGGCTGCTCCAGCAGCCTGTACGCGTTTTTCGGACAATTACGATATCAAGGAAGAGCTCGGCAA GGGTGCCTTTTCAATAGTAAAAAGATGTGTCCAAAAATCAACTGGATTTGAGTTTGCGGCTAAAATTATAAACACCAAGAAACTAACAGCAAGAG ATTTTCAAAAGCTAGAACGAGAAGCTAGGATTTGTAGGAAATTGCACCACCCTAATATTG TTCGATTGCATGACAGCATACAGGAGGAAAACTATCACTATCTTGTTTTTGATCT TGTAACTGGTGGTGAACTTTTCGAAGATATTGTTGCACGTGAATTTTATTCAGAGGCTGATGCATCACATTGTATTCAGCAAATATTGGAATCTGTCAATCACTGCCACCAGAACGGTGTGGTGCATCGAGATCTCAAGCCAGAGAATTTACTATTAGCAAGTAAGGCAAAGGGTGCAGCTGTGAAACTCGCGGACTTTGGTCTAGCCATTGAAGTACAAGGTGATCACCAGGCCTGGTTCGGATTTGCCGGTACCCCTGGGTATCTATCGCCCGAAGTATTGAAAAAGGAACCATATGGCAAATCGGTAGATATATGGGCATGTG GAGTCATACTCTACATACTGCTGGTCGGATATCCACCGTTCTGGGACGAGGATCAACACCGCTTGTATTCACAAATCAAGGCCGGGGCCTACGAT TATCCTTCGCCAGAATGGGACACGGTTACGCCAGAGGCAAAAAATCTGATCAATCAAATGCTCACTGTAAACCCAAATAAGCGAATAACTGCAGCTGAAGCCCTTAAGCATCCATGGATTTGT CAACGAGAGCGAGTGGCTTCTGTAGTACATCGCCAGGAAACCGTGGACTGTCTCAAGAAATTCAATGCTCGACGCAAGCTTAAGGGAGCTATACTCACCACAATGCTGGCAACTAGGAATTTCTCCA GCAGAAGCATGATCACCAAAAAGGGAGATGGATCTCAGGTGAAGGAATCAACCGATTCCTCTAGCACAACACTAGAGGATGATGACGTCAAag ATCGCATGCTCAATTTTTGCTGTATATccaaaaaaggcaacaactaa
- the CaMKII gene encoding calcium/calmodulin-dependent protein kinase type II alpha chain isoform X7: MAAPAACTRFSDNYDIKEELGKGAFSIVKRCVQKSTGFEFAAKIINTKKLTARDFQKLEREARICRKLHHPNIVRLHDSIQEENYHYLVFDLVTGGELFEDIVAREFYSEADASHCIQQILESVNHCHQNGVVHRDLKPENLLLASKAKGAAVKLADFGLAIEVQGDHQAWFGFAGTPGYLSPEVLKKEPYGKSVDIWACGVILYILLVGYPPFWDEDQHRLYSQIKAGAYDYPSPEWDTVTPEAKNLINQMLTVNPNKRITAAEALKHPWICQRERVASVVHRQETVDCLKKFNARRKLKGAILTTMLATRNFSSRSMITKKGDGSQVKESTDSSSTTLEDDDVKEDKKGIVDRSTTVISKDPEVGQLTQLQSKSTSVPFGVGYTSRVKANVIDNTNASSKIITNENCKRIDAQSQMHSKSRLRDRMLNFCCISKKGNN; this comes from the exons ATGGCTGCTCCAGCAGCCTGTACGCGTTTTTCGGACAATTACGATATCAAGGAAGAGCTCGGCAA GGGTGCCTTTTCAATAGTAAAAAGATGTGTCCAAAAATCAACTGGATTTGAGTTTGCGGCTAAAATTATAAACACCAAGAAACTAACAGCAAGAG ATTTTCAAAAGCTAGAACGAGAAGCTAGGATTTGTAGGAAATTGCACCACCCTAATATTG TTCGATTGCATGACAGCATACAGGAGGAAAACTATCACTATCTTGTTTTTGATCT TGTAACTGGTGGTGAACTTTTCGAAGATATTGTTGCACGTGAATTTTATTCAGAGGCTGATGCATCACATTGTATTCAGCAAATATTGGAATCTGTCAATCACTGCCACCAGAACGGTGTGGTGCATCGAGATCTCAAGCCAGAGAATTTACTATTAGCAAGTAAGGCAAAGGGTGCAGCTGTGAAACTCGCGGACTTTGGTCTAGCCATTGAAGTACAAGGTGATCACCAGGCCTGGTTCGGATTTGCCGGTACCCCTGGGTATCTATCGCCCGAAGTATTGAAAAAGGAACCATATGGCAAATCGGTAGATATATGGGCATGTG GAGTCATACTCTACATACTGCTGGTCGGATATCCACCGTTCTGGGACGAGGATCAACACCGCTTGTATTCACAAATCAAGGCCGGGGCCTACGAT TATCCTTCGCCAGAATGGGACACGGTTACGCCAGAGGCAAAAAATCTGATCAATCAAATGCTCACTGTAAACCCAAATAAGCGAATAACTGCAGCTGAAGCCCTTAAGCATCCATGGATTTGT CAACGAGAGCGAGTGGCTTCTGTAGTACATCGCCAGGAAACCGTGGACTGTCTCAAGAAATTCAATGCTCGACGCAAGCTTAAGGGAGCTATACTCACCACAATGCTGGCAACTAGGAATTTCTCCA GCAGAAGCATGATCACCAAAAAGGGAGATGGATCTCAGGTGAAGGAATCAACCGATTCCTCTAGCACAACACTAGAGGATGATGACGTCAAag aagaTAAAAAAGGGATCGTTGATCGCAGTACCACAGTCATATCAAAAGACCCAGAAG TCGGCCAACTGACCCAGCTCCAATCAAAGTCGACGAGCGTGCCATTCGGTGTTGGGTACACCAGCAGAGTCAAGGCCAATGTCATCGACAATACGAATGCCAGTAGCAAAATTATTACTAATGAGAATTGTAAACGCATTGATGCCCAAAGTCAAATGCATTCAAAGTCCCGCCTTAGAG ATCGCATGCTCAATTTTTGCTGTATATccaaaaaaggcaacaactaa